A genomic window from Glaciihabitans sp. INWT7 includes:
- a CDS encoding RNA-binding S4 domain-containing protein yields MDAPTTARVDSWIWAVRLAKTRSAATAACRAGHVQVNGERAKAAQPVRVGDEVRLRNTELERTVQVARLVSKRVGASVAVECLVDLTPPPPPKEEVAVTVRRDRGAGRPTKRERRDLEKLRGRATED; encoded by the coding sequence ATGGATGCCCCGACCACCGCGCGCGTCGACAGTTGGATCTGGGCCGTTCGCCTGGCGAAGACCCGGTCGGCGGCTACGGCGGCCTGCCGCGCCGGTCACGTGCAGGTGAACGGCGAGCGTGCGAAGGCCGCACAGCCCGTGCGAGTCGGCGACGAGGTTCGGCTGCGCAACACCGAGCTCGAACGCACGGTGCAGGTCGCCAGACTGGTCTCGAAGCGCGTCGGCGCCTCCGTCGCCGTGGAGTGCCTTGTCGACCTCACCCCTCCGCCCCCACCGAAGGAAGAAGTCGCGGTCACGGTCCGGCGCGACCGGGGTGCGGGACGCCCGACCAAACGTGAACGACGAGACCTCGAAAAGCTTCGCGGACGAGCAACGGAAGACTGA
- a CDS encoding CDP-alcohol phosphatidyltransferase family protein, giving the protein MEPQQSYQVSSRILTIPNILSFIRLLMVPVFLVLIVRGEDGFALLVLVISSITDFLDGVIARKLNQVTRLGQLLDPAADRLFIFTALIGLAVRGVIPWWLVIVIVGRDVMLAILGITLANFGYGPLPVHHLGKVATFCLFYALPILMIGQAFPVLAWITVPFGWAFALWGAFLYWWAGIIYLRETVRVTRIPRPGGVIESDTLGR; this is encoded by the coding sequence GTGGAACCCCAGCAGAGCTACCAGGTGAGTTCCCGGATCCTCACGATTCCCAACATCCTCAGCTTCATCCGGTTGCTGATGGTCCCGGTGTTCCTCGTGCTCATCGTGCGGGGCGAAGACGGTTTCGCCCTTCTCGTGCTGGTCATTTCGAGCATCACCGATTTCCTCGACGGCGTCATCGCCCGAAAGCTCAACCAGGTGACCCGGCTCGGGCAGTTGCTCGATCCCGCAGCCGATCGCCTGTTCATCTTCACCGCGTTGATCGGACTCGCCGTTCGCGGAGTCATCCCCTGGTGGCTCGTGATCGTGATCGTGGGACGGGACGTGATGCTCGCCATTCTCGGGATCACCCTGGCGAATTTCGGCTACGGCCCGCTGCCGGTGCACCATCTGGGGAAGGTGGCGACGTTCTGCCTGTTCTACGCGCTCCCGATCCTCATGATCGGGCAGGCTTTCCCTGTGCTGGCGTGGATCACGGTGCCGTTCGGCTGGGCCTTCGCCCTCTGGGGAGCCTTCCTGTACTGGTGGGCCGGCATCATTTATCTGCGCGAAACCGTGCGCGTCACAAGAATCCCGCGACCCGGCGGAGTCATCGAATCGGATACGCTGGGTCGCTAG
- a CDS encoding pyruvate carboxylase: protein MFTKILVANRGEIAIRAFRAAYELGAQTVAVFPYEDRNSMHRLKADEAYQIGEPGHPVRAYLDVSEIIRVALECGADAIYPGYGFLSENPELAEAAASAGITFIGPGQSVLEMAGNKVTAKEHAIAAGVPVLASTPASKNVDELLAGADAIGFPIFAKAVAGGGGRGMRRVEKKEDLRAALLEAMREADSAFGDPTMFLEQAVVRPRHIEVQILADSTGETVHLFERDCSVQRRHQKVIEIAPAPNLDEETRQAMYRDAIAFAKSIGYVNAGTVEFLLDTAGERKGQHVFIEMNPRIQVEHTVTEEVTDVDLVQSQMRIAYGQTLAELGLQQKDLRLRGAALQCRITTEDPAAGFRPDTGKITTYRSPGGGGIRLDGGTIDPGTQISPHFDSMLVKMTCRGRDFAAAVARAKRGLAEFRIRGVSTNIPFLQAVLDDPSFQAGDLSTSFIEERPELFDTHQSKDRGTKILNWLADVTVNRPNGDGAGIINPALKLPELDISEPAPAGSRQRLLELGPVGFASALRAQTALAVTETTFRDAHQSLLATRVRTKDLVAVAPYVARMTPELLSVEAWGGATYDVALRFLGENPWDRLAALRDALPNVAIQMLLRGRNTVGYTPYPTEVTDAFVREAAATGVDIFRIFDALNDVSQMRPAIDSVLETGSAVAEVALCYTGDLLDPTEDLYTLDYYLKLAEQIVDAGAHIIAIKDMAGLLRASAAEKLVTALRARFDLPVHVHTHDTAGGQLATLLAASRAGADAVDVASAPMAGTTSQPSASALVAALAHTERDTGISLQAVSDLEPYWEAVRHAYKPFESGLPGPTGRVYHHEIPGGQLSNLRQQAIALGLSDHFEKIEDLYAAANKMLGRPPKVTPSSKVVGDLALALAAADADPADFEQNPDRYDIPDSVVGFMAGELGDLPGGWPEPFRSKVLAGRTVKIGMEDITEDDRAGLDGDAESRRSTLNRLLFAGPTKTFEAMREQYGDLSVIDTVDYLYGLRQGQEHVIDIEKGVSLYIGLEAIGEADDKGMRTVMTVINGQMRPVFARDRGITVDSKAAEKADSTVPGQVGAPFSGVVTLQVTEGDTVAVGQNVASIEAMKMEAAITASVAGIVRRLAIPRTQQVDGGDLLVVIEPA, encoded by the coding sequence ATGTTCACCAAGATCCTCGTGGCCAATCGTGGCGAAATTGCCATCCGTGCCTTTCGCGCCGCCTATGAGCTCGGCGCCCAGACCGTCGCCGTCTTCCCCTACGAAGACCGCAATTCGATGCATCGCCTCAAGGCGGACGAGGCCTACCAGATCGGCGAGCCGGGTCATCCGGTCCGTGCCTACCTGGATGTGTCGGAGATCATCCGGGTCGCCCTGGAGTGCGGCGCCGACGCCATCTACCCCGGCTACGGATTCCTCTCGGAGAACCCCGAGCTCGCCGAAGCAGCTGCCTCCGCCGGTATCACCTTCATCGGCCCGGGCCAGAGCGTGCTCGAGATGGCCGGAAACAAGGTGACCGCCAAGGAGCACGCCATCGCCGCGGGCGTGCCCGTGCTCGCCTCCACGCCGGCCTCCAAGAACGTCGACGAATTGCTGGCTGGTGCCGACGCGATCGGCTTCCCCATCTTCGCCAAGGCTGTCGCCGGCGGTGGCGGACGAGGGATGCGTCGGGTCGAGAAGAAGGAAGACCTGCGCGCCGCCCTGCTCGAGGCCATGCGAGAGGCCGACAGCGCCTTCGGCGACCCCACCATGTTCCTCGAACAGGCAGTTGTGCGACCGCGCCACATCGAGGTGCAGATCCTGGCCGACTCCACGGGGGAGACGGTGCACCTCTTCGAACGAGACTGCTCCGTGCAGCGTCGCCACCAGAAGGTGATCGAGATCGCACCGGCGCCGAACCTGGACGAAGAGACCCGGCAGGCCATGTACCGCGATGCGATCGCCTTCGCCAAGTCCATCGGCTACGTCAACGCGGGCACCGTCGAGTTCCTCCTCGACACCGCGGGGGAGCGCAAGGGCCAGCACGTCTTCATCGAGATGAACCCGCGCATCCAGGTGGAGCACACCGTGACGGAAGAGGTCACCGACGTCGACCTCGTGCAGTCCCAGATGCGCATCGCCTACGGTCAGACCCTCGCTGAGCTCGGCCTTCAGCAGAAGGACCTCCGCCTCCGCGGCGCCGCCCTGCAGTGCCGCATCACCACCGAGGACCCGGCCGCGGGATTCCGACCCGACACCGGCAAGATCACCACCTACCGGTCGCCGGGAGGTGGCGGCATCCGTCTCGACGGCGGCACGATCGATCCCGGCACCCAGATCAGCCCGCACTTCGACTCCATGCTCGTGAAGATGACCTGCCGGGGCCGGGACTTCGCGGCGGCGGTCGCGCGGGCGAAGCGGGGACTTGCTGAGTTCCGCATCCGAGGCGTCTCCACGAATATCCCCTTCCTCCAGGCCGTGCTCGACGACCCGTCTTTCCAGGCCGGCGATCTCAGCACCTCCTTCATCGAGGAGCGCCCGGAACTCTTCGACACCCACCAGTCGAAGGACCGCGGCACAAAGATCCTCAACTGGCTCGCGGATGTCACGGTCAATCGCCCGAACGGCGATGGTGCCGGAATCATCAACCCGGCCCTCAAACTGCCAGAGCTCGACATCAGCGAGCCCGCGCCCGCCGGATCACGCCAGCGGCTGCTCGAGCTCGGACCTGTCGGTTTCGCTTCGGCCCTGCGAGCCCAGACGGCTCTCGCGGTGACCGAGACCACCTTCCGTGACGCTCACCAGTCGCTGCTCGCGACGCGGGTTCGCACCAAGGATCTCGTTGCCGTCGCGCCCTACGTCGCACGCATGACCCCCGAGCTCCTGTCGGTGGAGGCATGGGGCGGGGCGACCTACGACGTGGCTCTCCGTTTCCTGGGTGAGAACCCCTGGGATCGTCTCGCCGCACTGCGCGATGCGCTGCCGAACGTCGCCATCCAGATGCTGCTGCGCGGGCGCAACACCGTGGGCTACACGCCGTACCCGACCGAGGTGACGGATGCCTTCGTGCGGGAAGCCGCCGCGACCGGTGTCGACATCTTCCGCATCTTCGACGCCCTCAACGACGTGTCCCAGATGCGTCCGGCCATCGACTCCGTGCTGGAGACGGGATCCGCCGTCGCCGAAGTCGCCCTCTGCTACACGGGCGACCTGCTCGACCCCACGGAAGACCTCTACACCCTCGACTACTACCTGAAGCTCGCCGAGCAGATCGTGGACGCGGGGGCGCACATCATCGCCATCAAGGACATGGCGGGACTCCTGCGCGCGAGCGCCGCGGAGAAGCTCGTGACGGCTCTGCGCGCGCGGTTCGACCTGCCGGTGCACGTGCACACGCACGACACGGCGGGCGGCCAGCTCGCGACCCTCCTCGCCGCCAGTCGTGCGGGAGCGGACGCGGTGGATGTCGCGAGTGCGCCGATGGCCGGCACGACCAGCCAGCCCTCCGCATCCGCCCTTGTCGCCGCCCTCGCCCACACGGAGCGGGACACCGGGATCTCGCTGCAGGCCGTCTCCGACCTCGAGCCCTATTGGGAGGCCGTGCGCCACGCGTACAAGCCCTTCGAATCCGGACTGCCGGGACCGACCGGCCGCGTGTACCATCACGAGATCCCGGGCGGCCAGCTGTCGAACCTTCGCCAGCAGGCGATCGCACTCGGCCTCTCCGACCACTTCGAGAAAATCGAAGACCTCTACGCCGCGGCAAACAAGATGCTCGGACGCCCGCCGAAGGTGACCCCCTCGTCGAAGGTCGTCGGCGACCTCGCTCTCGCCCTCGCGGCGGCAGACGCCGATCCGGCCGATTTCGAGCAGAACCCCGACCGCTACGACATCCCGGACTCGGTGGTCGGCTTCATGGCCGGGGAACTGGGTGACCTGCCGGGCGGATGGCCGGAGCCGTTCCGCTCCAAGGTGCTCGCGGGGCGCACGGTGAAGATCGGCATGGAGGACATCACCGAGGACGACCGAGCCGGCCTCGACGGCGACGCGGAGTCACGCCGGTCCACCCTCAACCGTCTGCTGTTCGCTGGCCCGACCAAGACCTTCGAAGCGATGCGGGAGCAGTACGGCGACCTCTCCGTGATCGACACCGTCGACTACCTCTACGGCCTGCGCCAGGGCCAGGAACACGTCATCGACATCGAGAAGGGCGTGAGCCTCTACATCGGGCTCGAGGCCATCGGTGAGGCCGACGACAAGGGCATGCGCACCGTCATGACCGTGATCAACGGCCAGATGCGGCCGGTGTTCGCCCGGGACCGTGGCATCACCGTCGACAGCAAGGCCGCAGAAAAGGCGGATTCGACGGTGCCGGGACAGGTCGGCGCCCCGTTCTCGGGTGTCGTCACCCTGCAGGTCACCGAGGGCGACACCGTGGCGGTCGGCCAGAACGTCGCCTCGATCGAAGCCATGAAGATGGAGGCGGCCATCACCGCCTCGGTCGCAGGCATCGTGAGGCGACTGGCCATCCCGCGCACGCAGCAGGTGGATGGCGGCGACTTGCTCGTGGTGATCGAACCAGCCTGA
- a CDS encoding MerR family transcriptional regulator: MSELSTRNEDSRYDLGLLFTDGLPDLDDTAGYRGAVAARAAGISYRQLDYWARTELVEPTVRGAAGSGSQRLYGFRDILVLKLVKRLLDTGISLQQIRTAVNQLREAGVSDLAQTTLMSDGASVYLCTSNDEVIDLVSRGQGVFGIAVGKVLREVENSLVELDSERPDVADELAARRATRAS; the protein is encoded by the coding sequence ATGAGCGAGCTCAGTACCCGAAACGAGGATTCTCGTTACGACCTTGGACTGCTCTTCACCGACGGCCTGCCTGATCTCGACGACACCGCCGGTTACCGCGGAGCGGTCGCCGCTCGTGCCGCCGGCATCAGCTACCGCCAGCTGGACTATTGGGCGCGCACGGAGCTCGTCGAGCCAACAGTGCGTGGTGCCGCTGGTTCCGGTTCGCAGCGACTCTATGGTTTTCGCGACATCCTGGTTCTCAAGCTCGTCAAGCGTCTTCTCGACACGGGAATCTCGCTTCAGCAGATCCGCACCGCCGTCAATCAGCTGCGTGAGGCCGGCGTCAGCGACCTCGCTCAGACCACGCTCATGAGCGATGGGGCGAGCGTCTACCTCTGCACCTCCAACGACGAGGTCATCGACCTCGTCAGCCGCGGACAGGGCGTGTTCGGCATCGCCGTCGGCAAGGTGCTTCGCGAAGTGGAGAACAGCCTCGTCGAGCTCGACTCCGAGCGCCCGGATGTCGCGGACGAGCTCGCCGCGCGCCGGGCGACGCGCGCCTCTTAG
- a CDS encoding FHA domain-containing protein: MVDPGNQDDATGDQPRDTDTTLHLTTDFEAQLAALEGEVSSEEKAAIAALPSGSALLVVRRGPNTGARFLLDADVTTAGRHPDADILLDDVTVSRRHTEFLRHGTAFEIKDLGSLNGTYFDGVRIDTALLRDGAEVQVGKFRLTFYASRLDLAHQASK; the protein is encoded by the coding sequence ATGGTCGATCCGGGCAACCAGGATGACGCAACAGGAGACCAGCCTCGCGACACCGACACCACGCTTCACCTCACCACCGACTTCGAGGCCCAACTGGCCGCTCTCGAGGGTGAAGTCTCGTCGGAGGAAAAGGCGGCGATCGCCGCTCTGCCCTCCGGATCTGCACTGCTGGTGGTGCGGCGCGGACCGAATACCGGCGCCAGGTTCCTTCTCGATGCCGACGTGACGACCGCGGGGCGGCATCCGGATGCCGACATTCTGCTCGACGACGTGACCGTCTCGCGTCGCCACACCGAGTTCCTCCGGCACGGCACGGCCTTCGAGATCAAAGACCTCGGGTCGCTTAACGGCACCTACTTCGACGGCGTGCGCATCGATACGGCTCTTCTTCGCGACGGGGCGGAGGTGCAGGTGGGCAAGTTCCGCCTCACCTTCTACGCCTCCCGATTGGATCTCGCGCACCAGGCGAGCAAGTAG
- a CDS encoding glycosyl hydrolase family 18 protein, whose protein sequence is MRSRIVFSLALATSLLLGGCAAIAAPPDSTPSPSATLPTMPTELYVVPDLANAASLDRDTHAITTIGIDGVTVSAAGNAVSKLPANAAGLVAAAHSRGLTADLLLSNYDTVTSDFSAKIASALLSSAENRSAVITQLVAQVTAAGFDGVQLDLESLGADDAAGLAAFTTQLHDSLGAPRSVSMAVMAESSPSRYRDAGYDFAQLTPQLARVVLMAYDQHGPSFSKPGPVGGLPWATTALDALIAAGVPTARIDLGIAGYGYSWPGNGSDGKQLSDDDSRALAGDLARWDSTQAEWTATLPDDTVVWWSDARSRDARHSLALSRNLHGLAVWELSLTDPL, encoded by the coding sequence GTGCGCAGCAGAATTGTGTTCTCACTAGCGCTGGCCACCTCGCTCCTTCTCGGCGGGTGCGCGGCGATTGCCGCTCCGCCGGATTCGACGCCGTCGCCCTCAGCCACGCTGCCGACCATGCCCACCGAACTGTATGTCGTGCCCGATCTCGCGAACGCCGCCTCGCTCGACCGGGACACCCACGCCATCACTACTATCGGCATCGATGGCGTCACCGTCTCCGCCGCCGGGAATGCGGTATCCAAACTCCCGGCCAATGCAGCCGGCCTGGTGGCAGCGGCACACTCTCGCGGTCTCACCGCGGACCTGCTTCTGAGCAACTACGACACGGTAACGTCCGACTTCTCCGCCAAGATCGCCTCCGCGCTCCTGTCCAGCGCCGAGAACCGCTCGGCGGTCATCACCCAGCTGGTCGCCCAGGTCACTGCTGCCGGATTCGACGGAGTGCAGCTCGACCTCGAGTCTCTCGGTGCCGATGACGCCGCCGGACTCGCCGCCTTCACCACGCAGCTTCACGATTCCCTCGGTGCACCCCGGTCGGTATCGATGGCGGTGATGGCCGAGAGCTCACCCTCGCGCTACCGGGATGCGGGGTACGACTTCGCGCAACTCACCCCTCAGCTCGCGCGAGTGGTGCTCATGGCCTACGACCAACACGGTCCGTCCTTCTCGAAGCCCGGCCCGGTCGGCGGCCTGCCGTGGGCGACTACGGCCCTCGATGCGCTCATTGCCGCGGGCGTGCCGACCGCACGAATCGATCTCGGCATCGCCGGCTACGGCTACTCCTGGCCGGGCAACGGATCGGACGGCAAGCAACTCAGCGACGACGACTCTCGCGCGCTCGCGGGCGACCTGGCCCGGTGGGACTCGACCCAGGCGGAATGGACCGCGACGCTCCCCGATGACACGGTCGTCTGGTGGTCGGACGCCCGGTCCCGCGACGCCAGGCACAGCCTCGCGCTGAGCCGAAACCTGCACGGGCTGGCCGTCTGGGAGCTGTCGCTCACGGATCCGCTCTAG
- a CDS encoding ParA family protein, whose amino-acid sequence MHVLSVSSLKGGVGKTTVTLGLASAAFSKGLRTLVVDLDPQSDVSTGMDINVAGHLNVADVLGSPKEKIVRAAIAPSGWTKGRPGKIDVMIGSPAAINFDGPHPSIKDIWKLEEALSTVEADYDLVLIDCAPSLNALTRTAWAASDRVTVVTEPGLFSVAAADRALRAIEEIRRGLSPRLQPLGIIVNRARVQSLEHQFRIKELRDMFGPLVLSPQLPERTSLQQAQGAAKPLHVWPGESAQEMAHNFDLLLDRVLRTAKIGEYAVSV is encoded by the coding sequence GTGCATGTACTCAGCGTCAGCTCTCTCAAGGGTGGAGTCGGAAAGACAACAGTGACGCTCGGGCTGGCTTCTGCAGCCTTCTCGAAAGGGTTGCGAACCCTCGTCGTGGACCTCGACCCCCAGTCGGATGTCTCGACCGGGATGGACATCAACGTCGCCGGTCACCTCAACGTCGCCGACGTACTCGGGTCGCCGAAGGAGAAGATCGTGCGCGCCGCGATCGCTCCGAGCGGCTGGACCAAGGGCCGCCCCGGCAAGATCGACGTGATGATCGGCAGCCCGGCCGCCATCAATTTCGACGGACCGCACCCGAGCATCAAAGACATCTGGAAGCTCGAAGAGGCCCTCTCGACGGTCGAAGCGGACTACGACCTCGTGCTCATCGACTGCGCTCCCTCGCTCAACGCGCTCACTCGCACCGCCTGGGCCGCCTCCGATCGCGTGACAGTCGTCACGGAGCCGGGGCTCTTCTCCGTCGCCGCGGCCGACCGTGCGCTGCGCGCCATCGAGGAGATCCGTCGCGGACTCTCACCCCGCCTCCAGCCGCTCGGCATCATCGTCAATCGCGCTCGCGTGCAGTCGCTGGAGCACCAGTTCCGCATCAAGGAACTCCGCGACATGTTCGGACCCCTGGTGCTCAGTCCGCAGCTGCCGGAGCGCACCTCGCTTCAGCAGGCGCAGGGCGCGGCGAAGCCGTTGCACGTCTGGCCGGGCGAGAGCGCCCAGGAGATGGCACACAACTTCGACCTGCTGCTCGACCGGGTGCTCCGCACCGCGAAGATCGGCGAATACGCGGTCAGCGTCTGA
- a CDS encoding MerR family transcriptional regulator, whose translation MPRASAQARVPGAAPLLSIGQVLARLTAEFPDLTPSKLRFLEERQLISPARTESGYRKFSPSDLDRLRFVLTMQRDHYLPLKVIRGYLDELDAGRPPTLPGGSTFASPSILSAERRMSRDELIREAGATPQLLNDAVSSSLVAPADHYGEEALAVLTSLVELQRSGIEPRHLRGFRAAAERELGLIESALIPVARRKDASSRAKAGELAREIAGQLEIVRSSLIRSALSRLDP comes from the coding sequence GTGCCCCGCGCGTCCGCCCAGGCCCGTGTGCCTGGTGCCGCTCCGCTGCTCAGCATCGGTCAGGTGCTTGCGCGGCTGACCGCCGAGTTTCCGGATCTGACGCCGTCGAAACTCCGTTTTCTCGAGGAACGCCAGCTGATCTCGCCCGCCCGCACGGAATCCGGCTACCGCAAGTTCTCGCCGAGCGACCTCGACCGGTTGCGCTTCGTGCTCACGATGCAGCGCGACCACTACCTCCCCCTCAAGGTCATCCGCGGTTACCTGGACGAGCTGGATGCCGGCCGCCCGCCCACGCTGCCGGGCGGCTCCACCTTCGCCTCCCCCTCCATCCTCTCGGCTGAGCGACGGATGTCGCGGGACGAGCTCATCCGTGAAGCCGGGGCAACACCGCAGCTGCTGAACGACGCCGTCTCATCGTCCCTAGTCGCTCCGGCGGATCATTATGGCGAGGAGGCCCTCGCCGTGCTGACCTCGCTCGTGGAGCTTCAGCGCTCCGGGATCGAACCGCGTCACCTCCGCGGGTTCCGTGCCGCCGCCGAGCGTGAGCTCGGGCTGATCGAGAGTGCCCTGATCCCGGTCGCGCGCCGAAAAGACGCGTCGAGCCGGGCCAAGGCGGGCGAACTCGCGCGCGAGATCGCCGGCCAGCTCGAGATCGTGCGATCGAGCCTGATTCGCTCAGCGCTTTCGCGCCTCGACCCCTAA
- a CDS encoding DUF1295 domain-containing protein, translated as MAPLVVLAVVCLAACAFAWIASLITGDNSWVDRLWSLLPVAYLWIFAGFAGLRDARLDVMAVLVTLWGARLTFNFARKGGYSGGEDYRWPALRARMTPRQFAFFNLFFIVIYQNVLLVLITLPGLAALDHRDVPLGGFDILLGLLFLACLLGETIADQQQWDFHRWKRAEIAAGREPRPRFLQTGLFRLSRHPNFFFEQAQWWLLFLFGAVAMGTLWHWTVVGAALLSLLFIGSTRFTESFTAAKYPEYARYQQTTSPSIPWLPRRPRTGLVA; from the coding sequence ATGGCACCTCTGGTTGTGCTCGCCGTGGTCTGTCTCGCCGCCTGCGCCTTCGCCTGGATCGCCTCCCTGATCACCGGTGACAACTCCTGGGTCGATCGACTGTGGTCGCTGCTACCGGTGGCCTATCTGTGGATCTTCGCCGGATTCGCAGGGCTGCGGGATGCGCGGCTGGATGTCATGGCCGTGCTGGTGACCCTCTGGGGGGCGCGATTGACCTTCAACTTCGCGCGCAAGGGCGGGTACTCGGGAGGAGAGGACTACCGCTGGCCGGCGCTCCGGGCACGCATGACGCCCCGGCAGTTCGCTTTCTTCAACCTCTTCTTCATCGTGATCTATCAGAACGTGCTGCTGGTGCTCATCACTCTCCCGGGCCTTGCCGCCCTCGATCACCGGGACGTTCCGCTCGGCGGGTTCGACATCCTGCTTGGCCTGCTCTTCCTCGCCTGTCTCCTCGGTGAAACGATCGCCGACCAGCAGCAGTGGGACTTCCACCGCTGGAAGAGAGCCGAGATCGCGGCCGGGCGTGAACCGCGTCCCCGCTTTCTGCAGACCGGGCTGTTCCGGCTGTCGCGGCATCCGAATTTCTTCTTCGAACAGGCTCAGTGGTGGCTGCTGTTCCTGTTCGGAGCCGTCGCGATGGGAACGCTGTGGCACTGGACTGTGGTCGGCGCCGCGCTCCTGAGCCTTCTGTTCATCGGATCGACTCGCTTCACGGAGAGCTTCACTGCGGCGAAGTACCCGGAATACGCCCGGTACCAGCAGACGACGTCGCCGAGCATCCCCTGGTTGCCCCGGCGGCCTCGGACCGGACTGGTCGCCTGA
- a CDS encoding S1C family serine protease has translation MSMNESASSHPETTPAPPADAQWTAEAAPAHRRWRPRSMVIAASVGALVIACGATGIAATARVMSLQAGSSSSSSTGTNATLLPQRGASGSMSRASETASATPATARQSLGIVMIDTVLGYEGAEAAGTGIVLSATGEILTNNHVIDGATSISVTVASTGKTYTADVVGTDATSDIALLQLQGASGLAIAPLDTASTVAVSDAVTAVGNAGGTGSLTAAAGTVTAVDQTITAAGESGSDPETLDGLIETDADVVSGDSGGPLYDSDGEVIGIDTAASSGSSAVTGYAIPIGTALRIATQIESGVETDQITIGLPAFLGVGIGQAPSAVAGAVISGVVVGTPADSAGLVAGDTITTVNGGAITAGSQLSSVLGSYAPGDSVTIGWTDVSGAAHSATVTLVEGAAD, from the coding sequence ATGAGCATGAACGAATCCGCATCGTCCCACCCCGAGACCACTCCGGCGCCGCCAGCCGACGCACAGTGGACTGCCGAGGCCGCTCCCGCCCACCGTCGGTGGCGACCGCGTTCGATGGTGATCGCGGCATCCGTCGGCGCACTGGTCATCGCGTGTGGCGCGACCGGCATCGCCGCAACCGCCCGGGTGATGTCGCTGCAGGCCGGCAGCTCCTCGTCGTCATCGACCGGCACGAACGCGACCCTCCTTCCCCAGCGCGGCGCATCGGGGTCGATGTCCCGCGCCTCCGAGACCGCGAGCGCGACGCCCGCGACTGCTCGCCAGTCGCTCGGCATCGTGATGATCGACACCGTTCTGGGGTACGAGGGCGCCGAGGCCGCGGGAACGGGCATCGTGCTCAGCGCCACTGGCGAAATCCTCACCAACAACCATGTGATCGACGGTGCCACCAGCATCTCCGTGACGGTCGCCAGCACGGGCAAGACCTACACGGCGGATGTGGTGGGCACCGATGCCACCAGCGACATCGCGCTGCTTCAGCTGCAGGGTGCATCCGGATTAGCCATCGCCCCGCTCGACACCGCCTCTACGGTTGCGGTCTCGGACGCCGTCACCGCCGTCGGCAACGCGGGCGGTACCGGTTCACTTACCGCCGCTGCGGGCACGGTGACCGCCGTCGACCAGACGATCACGGCGGCGGGGGAGTCGGGCAGCGACCCGGAGACCCTCGACGGGCTGATCGAGACCGACGCGGATGTCGTTTCGGGAGACTCCGGTGGGCCACTCTACGACTCCGACGGTGAGGTCATCGGCATCGATACCGCGGCCTCCAGCGGGTCGTCCGCGGTCACCGGCTACGCGATCCCGATCGGCACAGCGCTCCGCATCGCCACCCAGATCGAGTCCGGGGTCGAGACCGACCAGATCACCATCGGCCTTCCCGCGTTCCTCGGCGTCGGCATCGGCCAAGCGCCCTCTGCCGTCGCTGGAGCCGTGATTTCGGGTGTCGTCGTGGGCACGCCTGCGGATTCCGCAGGACTCGTCGCTGGCGACACCATCACGACGGTGAATGGCGGGGCGATCACCGCCGGCAGCCAGCTCAGTTCGGTTCTCGGGAGCTATGCGCCCGGAGACTCCGTCACGATCGGGTGGACGGATGTCTCGGGAGCCGCCCACTCCGCCACGGTGACGCTCGTCGAGGGCGCTGCCGACTGA